The segment TAGGTTTAGAATTATTCTTTACAAAATTATTTTTTGGTTCGCCTAAAATAGGTAAAATTGCTTTTGAATTTTTTATACTTTCAATAAAGATCTTATTTGTATCTTCTACCTCTATATCTATTAATTGATTACTTTCTTTTTGTAATTGCTGCAGTAAATCTTTTGGGTTTTGCTTATCTTCCTCGCTAAATACTATATCAAATGCAATAGCTTTAGGATTATGCCGATTTAAGTTTTTTAAAATTTTTGAGTAAATGTCTCTTCTCCAAGGAAATTGACCAACCTTAGCTATACTTTTTTCATCTATATCAACAATTGTGACATCTTTTACTTCGCCCCTATTAAATACTTTTTGATAAAAATCATAATTTAAAAATGAAATTTTTTGAATAATAGGAGGATTAATAAATTTAATGATTATTAAAAATACAAAAATTACACTTAAATAAATATATTTTTTATTAATCATCAAAATAATAAATTTTTATATTGTTCTATAAATATTATATATAAAATGCACCCTATAATAATAAAAGGACCAAATGGAATTTCTGATGAAAACTTTTTACTTTTATTTAGTAAACTAGGTAAAACAACAAACAATGCTACGATTGAAGAACTAAATATTACAAATGGTATTGCAATCCAACCAAACCAAAAACCTATTGCAGACAATAATTTAGCATCTCCTAATCCCATCCCTTCTTTGTTTCTTAAAACTTTATATATAAAAATAATTGCCCAAATTATTCCATATCCAAATACCCCTCCAATTAAAGAGTTGATATAATTTGGAAATAGTTCATTTAAATTTGGATCAAAAGACTTTATGAAACCTATAAACATTAATGGAAAAGTAAGACCATTTGGAATTATATAATGTTTTAAATCAATAAAAAAAATTATAATAAATGTTAAGGCTAAAATTATAAACAACAGCGTTGTAATCGTTATTCCATAAAAAAAGTAAGCTATAACGAAAGATAAAACACTTAAAAGTTCAACAATTAGATATTGTATTGATATTTGCTTTTTACATTTCCTACATTTTCCTTGAATAAACAAATAAGATAGAATTGGTATATTATCATACCAAGAAATTTGTGTTTTACATTTAGGACAGTACGATCTACCAGAAACAACCCCTTTATCTTGAGGAAGTCTATAAATACAAACATTGGCAAAACTTCCCCAAAGTCCTCCCATTACAATGATGAAAATAAAATCCACTGAAGAAATAATATTTATTATATTTTAAATTGGCCCGCTATTTCAATGAAACCGTTTAATAACATTTGCACCACAACTACTGCGTCATGTAAATGAACATACAAATTTGGCGTATATAATATGATTTCCATATTTGATAAATTTATCAAAAACAGGTTAAAATACTAGCTAATAAAATGCTCTTTTTTAAAACAAAAAAACCCATTCTAAATGAAATAAGAAATGAGGCTCAAGATAACGTTGACTTACAAATTATAAATAAAATGAATCAAGAGTTTGCAATTTCTCTTGATTTAAAAGAAACCTTAAATACAGCGCTTAAGATAATTATTACGAGATTAAATGCACAAGCTGCAAATGTTTTTTTAATAAATAATAAAACAAAAAAATTTGAATGTATTGCATCTCTTAATCAAGAACACTTAGATGAATATCAGCTTGAATTAAAAGATGGCGTGATGGGTAGAGCAGTTGACCAAAGAAAATGTATCCGTGTTGGAAATGTTAGAAAAGATGTAAGAGAAATAGCTGAATTTTATTTTGATCTAGATAATAAAACAAATTTTACAACTTATTCTGTATTATGTTCACCACTGATAGCTGCAAATGATTGTATTGGAGTTATTCATTGTTTAAATAAAAAAACGGATGAAAAATTATTTATCGAAGATGATCGAAAACTTTTAGAACTATTATCTA is part of the Candidatus Pelagibacter sp. HTCC7211 genome and harbors:
- a CDS encoding prepilin peptidase, which translates into the protein MDFIFIIVMGGLWGSFANVCIYRLPQDKGVVSGRSYCPKCKTQISWYDNIPILSYLFIQGKCRKCKKQISIQYLIVELLSVLSFVIAYFFYGITITTLLFIILALTFIIIFFIDLKHYIIPNGLTFPLMFIGFIKSFDPNLNELFPNYINSLIGGVFGYGIIWAIIFIYKVLRNKEGMGLGDAKLLSAIGFWFGWIAIPFVIFSSSIVALFVVLPSLLNKSKKFSSEIPFGPFIIIGCILYIIFIEQYKNLLF